The Nitrospirota bacterium genome includes a window with the following:
- the atpE gene encoding ATP synthase F0 subunit C, translating into MDSAAAALLGMGLAAAGFAGAGVGIGYIFGKMIEAVARQPEAEARVGKYMWIGFALVEAIALYGLVIAFIIMGLRK; encoded by the coding sequence ATGGATTCAGCAGCAGCAGCATTGTTGGGCATGGGGTTGGCGGCGGCAGGGTTTGCCGGAGCCGGCGTGGGTATCGGCTACATCTTCGGGAAGATGATCGAAGCGGTGGCGCGCCAGCCGGAAGCGGAAGCCCGCGTCGGAAAGTATATGTGGATCGGGTTCGCGCTGGTGGAAGCCATCGCGCTGTACGGCCTGGTCATCGCGTTCATCATCATGGGCCTTCGCAAATAG
- a CDS encoding anthranilate synthase component I family protein — MTRFSQPSFLIGPPQPLILTLENHGRTAFDLYRLIASPSQPSFLLDSGKGTVSGNHYSFLGSNPFSVLTGRQGQAHLRTGEGHECVSNDPFGSLRRLFDGPQIAPPPGLPSFWGGAVGYFSYDLVRDFETLPSMANDDLPIPYLQFGLYDLVTAVDHQTARLHIIFCPPMERFLGESRETLYREGIDRLTEWEVRLSGQPAPFANLPALNQMAFHPDQTRDDYLDRVRRCQEYISSGDIYQANLSHRFTLQPLSTYNDGTDRQAYEQELYRRLQAVNPSPFSGLLHFDDVTLISSSPERLVRLHNRQADTRPIAGTRPRGHDDRDDQRLIHELLANEKERAEHLMLVDLERNDLGRVCQFGSVQVDEFMAIEQYSHVSHIVSNVSGTLRADATPFDLIQALFPGGTITGVPKIRCMEIIEELEPVRRGPYTGSFGYIGWNGDLDLNIVIRTLVWCAGKGYLQVGAGIVADSDPAKEYEETIQKAQAFFTALQRT; from the coding sequence ATGACTCGTTTCTCCCAACCATCGTTCCTGATCGGTCCTCCGCAGCCCCTCATCCTCACGCTGGAGAACCACGGGAGGACAGCCTTCGATCTGTACAGGTTGATTGCATCGCCCTCACAGCCCTCATTTCTGCTCGATAGCGGAAAAGGAACAGTCAGCGGAAATCATTATTCCTTCCTGGGAAGCAATCCCTTCTCGGTGCTGACCGGCCGACAAGGGCAGGCCCACCTTCGAACCGGCGAGGGACACGAATGTGTATCGAACGACCCATTTGGCAGCCTTCGCCGACTGTTCGATGGCCCCCAGATCGCACCTCCTCCAGGGTTGCCCTCATTTTGGGGCGGAGCCGTCGGCTATTTTAGCTACGACCTGGTGCGCGACTTTGAAACGCTTCCCTCCATGGCCAACGACGATCTGCCCATCCCCTACCTACAGTTCGGTCTGTACGACCTCGTCACCGCAGTCGATCACCAGACTGCCCGTCTGCACATTATCTTCTGTCCGCCCATGGAACGGTTTTTAGGAGAATCCCGAGAGACGCTGTATCGCGAGGGCATAGACCGGCTGACCGAATGGGAAGTCAGATTGAGTGGACAGCCCGCTCCTTTCGCGAATCTCCCTGCACTCAATCAGATGGCCTTTCATCCGGACCAAACCAGGGACGACTACCTCGATCGAGTTCGACGCTGCCAAGAATATATTTCATCGGGAGATATTTACCAGGCCAACCTGTCGCATCGATTTACCCTGCAACCTCTCAGCACCTACAACGATGGCACCGATCGACAGGCCTACGAGCAGGAACTCTATCGACGGCTGCAAGCTGTGAACCCCTCGCCGTTCTCAGGGCTCCTACACTTCGACGACGTCACGCTGATCAGCTCCTCGCCCGAACGGCTGGTCCGTCTCCACAACCGGCAGGCAGACACGCGTCCGATTGCCGGAACCAGACCGCGTGGGCACGACGATCGTGACGATCAACGCCTCATTCACGAATTACTCGCGAATGAGAAGGAACGGGCGGAACATCTCATGCTCGTCGATCTTGAGCGAAACGATTTAGGACGCGTCTGCCAATTCGGCAGTGTACAGGTCGATGAATTCATGGCGATTGAGCAGTACTCCCATGTCAGCCACATCGTGTCCAACGTCAGCGGCACCTTGCGGGCTGACGCCACACCCTTCGATCTCATTCAAGCGCTGTTCCCTGGGGGTACGATCACAGGCGTGCCGAAGATCCGCTGCATGGAGATTATCGAGGAGCTGGAACCGGTACGCCGCGGCCCCTACACCGGCTCCTTCGGCTACATCGGCTGGAACGGCGATCTCGATCTGAACATCGTGATTCGAACTTTGGTATGGTGTGCAGGAAAGGGATACTTGCAGGTCGGCGCCGGGATTGTCGCCGATTCCGATCCGGCCAAAGAATACGAGGAAACAATTCAGAAGGCTCAGGCCTTTTTCACAGCATTGCAACGGACCTAA
- the rlmN gene encoding 23S rRNA (adenine(2503)-C(2))-methyltransferase RlmN, translating to MQHENHALPSSPAPTNLLSLTEEGLSRLLQPFGWPRYRTGQILRWLYQRRARSITQMTDLSQNDREQLAEVATISRTQDCTVLESTDHTRKLLLTLDDALRIETVLIPDEDRLTLCVSTQVGCMLDCGFCLTGTMGLKRNLKAHEIVDQVLTSQDHLTGTERLTNLVFMGMGEPLANIDALSTAIHCLTNKSWGLGWSPRRITVSTAGLAARLKDVAALGVNLAISLNGTTEEQRQQLMPAASQIASLKTLMAACRRYPLAPTRRLTFEYVLLAGVNDRDEDAHRLVKLLKGLRCKVNLIPFNEFPGNPFRRPTDRNVFAFQAVLTHGGIDAFIRKSRGRDVLGACGQLGNLSPEYAGRALTQIEPRC from the coding sequence ATGCAGCATGAGAATCACGCCCTCCCATCGAGTCCCGCTCCGACCAATCTCTTGTCGCTGACAGAAGAAGGTCTCAGTCGGCTCCTGCAGCCATTCGGATGGCCCCGATACCGAACTGGTCAGATTCTCCGCTGGCTCTATCAACGACGCGCCCGCAGCATCACGCAGATGACCGATCTCTCCCAGAACGATCGAGAACAACTGGCCGAGGTCGCTACAATTTCGCGCACGCAAGACTGCACCGTGCTTGAATCGACCGACCATACGCGCAAGCTTCTACTCACATTGGACGATGCACTCCGCATCGAAACGGTGCTCATTCCCGACGAGGATCGACTCACGCTCTGCGTCTCGACCCAAGTGGGCTGCATGCTAGATTGTGGTTTCTGCCTAACCGGCACCATGGGACTGAAGCGAAACCTCAAGGCACATGAGATCGTCGATCAGGTGCTGACGTCTCAGGACCATTTGACCGGCACCGAACGCCTGACCAATCTCGTCTTCATGGGCATGGGGGAGCCCCTTGCCAATATCGACGCGCTCTCCACCGCCATCCATTGCCTCACGAACAAGTCATGGGGGCTTGGCTGGTCGCCGCGCCGCATTACCGTGTCGACGGCAGGACTCGCCGCACGGTTGAAGGATGTGGCCGCGCTCGGGGTGAATCTCGCCATCTCATTGAACGGCACGACGGAAGAGCAACGCCAGCAATTGATGCCGGCGGCCAGCCAAATCGCCTCGCTCAAGACCCTCATGGCCGCCTGCCGGCGCTATCCGCTCGCCCCAACCAGACGACTAACGTTTGAATATGTGTTGCTCGCCGGCGTGAACGACCGCGACGAGGACGCCCATCGCCTGGTGAAACTGCTCAAGGGTCTCCGCTGCAAGGTGAACCTGATTCCCTTTAATGAGTTTCCGGGCAATCCCTTCCGCCGGCCGACCGACCGGAACGTATTCGCATTTCAGGCGGTACTCACACATGGCGGCATTGACGCCTTCATCCGCAAGAGTCGCGGTCGTGATGTGCTGGGCGCCTGCGGTCAATTGGGCAATCTTTCACCCGAGTATGCAGGACGCGCCTTGACACAAATTGAACCCCGTTGCTAG
- the atpF gene encoding F0F1 ATP synthase subunit B, with protein sequence MPQFESHFFSSLIFWEVLSFGILFFVLYKFAFPGILGVLEEREKKIKDSLDQAERHRSEAERKLKEYEAKLNTAAKEAEAILAAAKERAQRLMEENEQRLTTEAERIKGDATREIDHERRKAIQDIRAQTTDLALMVAEKVVQRSLTDADHRKFADEALEALSKSYQR encoded by the coding sequence ATGCCGCAGTTTGAATCTCACTTTTTTTCTTCCCTGATTTTCTGGGAAGTCCTGTCGTTTGGGATTCTCTTTTTCGTGCTCTACAAGTTTGCCTTCCCCGGCATCTTGGGCGTGCTGGAAGAGCGGGAAAAGAAAATTAAGGACAGTCTCGATCAAGCCGAGCGTCACCGGTCAGAGGCCGAACGGAAGCTCAAGGAGTATGAGGCCAAGCTCAATACCGCGGCGAAAGAAGCAGAAGCTATTCTCGCTGCCGCGAAAGAACGGGCACAGCGGCTTATGGAAGAAAATGAGCAGCGGTTGACGACCGAAGCCGAGCGGATCAAGGGTGATGCGACGCGCGAGATCGATCATGAGCGCCGTAAGGCGATTCAGGATATTCGGGCTCAAACGACGGACTTGGCCTTGATGGTGGCAGAGAAGGTGGTGCAGCGCAGTTTGACGGATGCCGACCATCGGAAATTCGCAGACGAGGCGCTTGAGGCCCTGTCGAAATCCTACCAGCGGTAA
- a CDS encoding F0F1 ATP synthase subunit A encodes MEESPLHPFELHNWIPISLGGLDISINKAVVIMWVVVSLVAVLMVMAGSARKLVPGKLQSMAEMMVDFIRGIIMDTMGKEGMRFFPLIATLFLFILFCNLIGLIPGSYTVTSQIVVTAVFACLVYGLSLVMGFLLHGVKFLGILVPPGTPAWLLPLMIPIELISQLARPISLAVRLFANMTAGHVILGVLFGLAISGGLLIGWLPFAFTIAMNGLEVGIAFIQAYIFTVLTCVYLGDAFHLHGHDEHAH; translated from the coding sequence ATGGAAGAAAGTCCGCTTCATCCGTTCGAGCTGCACAACTGGATACCGATCTCGCTAGGCGGATTGGATATTTCCATCAATAAAGCCGTGGTCATCATGTGGGTGGTTGTCTCCCTGGTGGCGGTGCTCATGGTCATGGCGGGATCCGCTCGCAAGCTGGTACCCGGCAAGTTACAGAGCATGGCGGAGATGATGGTGGATTTTATCCGCGGCATCATCATGGATACGATGGGTAAAGAGGGCATGCGATTCTTTCCCCTCATCGCCACCCTCTTCCTCTTCATTCTCTTCTGTAATCTCATCGGATTGATCCCCGGCAGCTACACGGTGACGAGTCAGATTGTCGTGACTGCCGTATTTGCCTGCCTGGTCTATGGGCTCAGTCTCGTCATGGGATTTTTGTTGCACGGGGTGAAGTTTCTGGGCATTCTCGTTCCGCCCGGCACGCCGGCCTGGTTGCTGCCGTTGATGATTCCGATTGAGTTGATCAGTCAATTAGCGCGGCCCATTTCGTTGGCCGTTCGGTTGTTTGCAAATATGACGGCTGGCCACGTGATTCTCGGGGTTCTGTTCGGCTTGGCCATCAGTGGCGGGTTATTGATCGGATGGTTGCCCTTTGCGTTTACGATCGCGATGAACGGGTTGGAAGTCGGTATCGCGTTCATTCAAGCCTATATTTTTACCGTGTTGACTTGCGTCTATTTGGGAGACGCATTCCACTTACACGGCCACGATGAGCACGCGCACTAG
- a CDS encoding pitrilysin family protein, giving the protein MMSMIRQWATALWRQTTLVLGMGCCAMLWASGVSVAAEIAPTKFVTSNGITVLVLEQHFLPIVEIHALIKAGSAQDPPDKAGLANLVASLLDEGTTTRTSKQQAEQIDFVGGALEAKAAEDFTTASARVLKKDVDLGFTLLADMLQHPAFHKQEFERIRTQLLGEMASDNDDPGHIAMKAFNQLVFHGHPYRWPVTGTEETLSKITLADVQSFYGREYSPSQVIVTVVGDITLEQATALVQTHLGAWKKVAVTARNTKKASPVERRTVQLIEKDLSQSTIVLGHGGLSRAHPDFYSVTVMNYILGAGGFSSRLMDSIRDKQGLAYGIMSHFDARLMPGSFWVNLQTKTETTNQAITGVLSEIKSIRDAPVSDQELAEAKSFLVGSFPLRLDSTAKLAQVLAQVEFYGLGFEYFSDYPKWIERVTKEDVQRVAKQYLDPKRYALVVVGNLAKAKVKN; this is encoded by the coding sequence ATGATGTCGATGATCAGACAATGGGCGACTGCGCTGTGGCGCCAGACAACCCTGGTTCTTGGGATGGGATGCTGCGCCATGCTCTGGGCATCGGGCGTCTCCGTCGCCGCCGAGATCGCCCCGACGAAGTTTGTGACCTCGAACGGGATCACCGTGCTGGTTCTGGAACAGCATTTTCTCCCCATCGTTGAGATCCATGCATTGATCAAAGCCGGCTCTGCGCAGGACCCTCCTGACAAAGCAGGACTCGCAAACCTCGTCGCCAGCCTCCTGGACGAAGGAACGACGACCCGGACGTCAAAACAGCAGGCAGAACAAATCGACTTTGTCGGAGGAGCGCTGGAAGCCAAGGCCGCTGAGGACTTCACTACCGCCTCCGCCCGCGTCCTCAAGAAAGACGTCGACCTCGGCTTTACCCTGCTCGCCGACATGCTGCAACATCCCGCGTTCCATAAACAGGAGTTCGAACGGATTCGCACCCAGCTCCTGGGCGAGATGGCCAGCGACAACGACGACCCGGGCCATATCGCCATGAAAGCCTTCAACCAGCTGGTCTTCCACGGACACCCCTATCGCTGGCCCGTCACCGGCACGGAAGAGACGCTCAGCAAGATCACTCTCGCCGACGTACAGAGCTTTTATGGACGGGAATATTCTCCTTCCCAAGTTATCGTAACCGTCGTGGGCGACATCACCCTTGAACAAGCCACGGCATTGGTCCAGACCCACTTGGGTGCCTGGAAAAAAGTGGCCGTAACGGCACGGAATACGAAGAAGGCATCCCCCGTCGAACGCAGAACGGTTCAACTCATCGAGAAGGACCTCTCCCAATCCACCATCGTACTTGGGCATGGAGGGCTTTCGCGCGCGCACCCGGACTTCTATTCTGTGACGGTCATGAATTACATCCTGGGAGCCGGTGGATTTTCCTCCCGCCTGATGGATTCGATTCGCGACAAGCAGGGGCTGGCCTATGGGATCATGAGCCACTTCGATGCCCGACTGATGCCCGGCTCGTTTTGGGTCAACCTTCAAACTAAAACAGAGACGACCAACCAAGCCATTACCGGGGTCTTGTCTGAAATCAAATCGATTCGTGACGCGCCGGTATCAGACCAGGAATTGGCTGAAGCCAAATCGTTCTTGGTCGGCAGCTTCCCACTCCGGCTCGATTCCACGGCAAAACTTGCGCAGGTGCTCGCCCAAGTGGAGTTCTACGGCCTGGGATTCGAATATTTTTCGGACTACCCGAAGTGGATAGAACGGGTCACGAAGGAAGACGTGCAGCGCGTCGCCAAACAATATTTGGACCCCAAGCGCTACGCCTTAGTCGTGGTGGGGAACCTCGCCAAAGCCAAAGTCAAAAACTAG
- a CDS encoding pitrilysin family protein, with the protein MMQLFWLIAASSLLFAFTSPAIATEPREFILSNGMKVLLVEVPKAPVATVQVWYKVGSRNEVMGRAGLSHMLEHMMFKGTAKYPKGTFSRLIRKNGGMDNAFTSQDFTAYFENLAADRVELALELEADRMQGLVLEMSELKTEREVVKEERRLRSEDDPQGALVEALFAQAYLSHPYHWPVIGWFGDLDAMTLDDLQRHYDTYYSPNNATLVVVGDIKADNLFPIIKQLFEPIPRGPEPKPIATMESEQKGERRFLLKRDAQVPFVMMGYRVPNFTSEDSYALDILDSILSHGKSSRLYQSLVYEQKSSLAVGAEYSLLQTDPGLFYFYALVSPGQKPEIVEEALHREIKRLQTDPPTELELQRAKNQVEATHVFEQDSNFRHAMLLGQAESVGAGWRKIDQFVERIRAVTAKDIQRVARQYLTEDNRTVGTLIPVPPKQPEAPATAAQQGRP; encoded by the coding sequence ATGATGCAACTATTCTGGCTGATCGCCGCGAGCAGTCTCCTCTTCGCCTTCACATCGCCCGCCATCGCCACGGAGCCTCGAGAGTTCATCCTCTCCAATGGGATGAAAGTCCTCTTAGTCGAAGTGCCCAAAGCTCCGGTTGCGACCGTCCAAGTCTGGTACAAAGTGGGCTCACGCAACGAAGTCATGGGCCGTGCGGGCCTCTCCCACATGCTGGAACATATGATGTTCAAGGGTACCGCCAAATACCCGAAAGGCACCTTCTCCCGTCTCATTCGCAAGAACGGCGGCATGGATAACGCCTTCACGAGCCAGGACTTCACCGCCTATTTCGAGAATCTCGCAGCCGACCGCGTCGAACTGGCCCTGGAGCTTGAGGCTGATCGCATGCAGGGGCTCGTACTCGAGATGAGCGAGTTGAAGACGGAGCGGGAGGTGGTGAAGGAAGAACGGCGTCTTCGCTCGGAGGACGATCCCCAAGGTGCACTCGTCGAAGCGCTCTTTGCCCAGGCCTATCTCAGCCATCCCTACCATTGGCCGGTCATCGGCTGGTTCGGCGATCTGGATGCGATGACCCTGGACGACCTGCAGCGGCATTACGATACCTACTACTCGCCCAACAATGCGACCCTCGTCGTGGTGGGCGACATCAAGGCCGACAACCTGTTCCCTATCATCAAGCAACTGTTCGAGCCGATTCCACGAGGGCCGGAACCCAAACCCATCGCCACGATGGAATCGGAGCAAAAAGGTGAACGCCGTTTTCTGCTCAAGCGAGATGCCCAAGTCCCCTTCGTCATGATGGGTTATCGCGTGCCGAATTTTACGAGCGAAGACTCCTATGCCCTCGACATTCTAGACTCGATTCTCTCGCATGGAAAAAGTTCACGCCTCTACCAGAGCCTCGTGTACGAACAGAAGTCGTCGTTGGCCGTCGGGGCGGAATACAGCCTGCTCCAGACCGATCCAGGCCTTTTCTATTTTTACGCCCTCGTGAGCCCTGGCCAGAAACCTGAGATCGTCGAAGAAGCCCTTCATCGGGAGATCAAACGCCTCCAGACCGATCCACCGACAGAACTGGAGCTCCAACGGGCCAAGAACCAGGTTGAAGCCACCCATGTCTTCGAACAGGACTCTAACTTCCGGCATGCCATGCTGCTGGGGCAAGCGGAGTCCGTCGGCGCCGGCTGGCGAAAGATCGACCAATTTGTGGAACGGATCCGGGCCGTGACGGCGAAAGACATCCAACGTGTCGCCCGCCAATACTTGACGGAAGATAATCGGACCGTCGGCACGTTGATTCCGGTGCCGCCCAAACAACCAGAGGCACCAGCCACCGCCGCACAACAGGGACGACCCTAA
- the larE gene encoding ATP-dependent sacrificial sulfur transferase LarE — translation MATESLQGKLDRLRQVISDMQSVLVAYSGGIDSTIVLKIAHEQLGARALGITAVSPTFPEIELNGARQMASEIGARHELVHTDQLEIPAFVQNDAARCFHCKTDLYQLMDGLREPRQSKWIVDGTNLDDLGDDRPGITAAREWGVRSPLVEASFSKADIRALARILGLSNWDKPAAACLSSRIPRGIPITIDKLRRVEQAEEVLQAEGFRHVRVREHGEVARIEVGQEEFSRLNQSDLRARISDRLRQAGFRFVCVDLDGYRPGGTSLG, via the coding sequence ATGGCGACCGAATCCCTCCAGGGCAAACTCGACAGACTCCGCCAGGTGATCTCGGACATGCAGTCCGTCCTGGTCGCTTACTCCGGCGGGATCGACAGCACCATCGTCCTGAAAATCGCCCATGAGCAGCTCGGCGCACGCGCACTGGGCATCACCGCCGTCTCACCGACATTTCCCGAGATCGAACTCAACGGTGCGAGGCAGATGGCCTCAGAGATTGGTGCTCGGCATGAGCTCGTCCATACCGATCAACTCGAGATTCCAGCCTTCGTACAGAACGATGCCGCCCGCTGCTTCCATTGTAAAACAGACCTCTATCAATTGATGGACGGACTGCGTGAACCACGTCAGAGCAAGTGGATTGTGGATGGAACGAATCTCGACGATCTCGGAGACGATCGGCCAGGCATCACCGCCGCACGCGAGTGGGGGGTGCGCAGCCCGCTGGTCGAGGCTTCCTTCTCAAAGGCGGATATACGGGCGCTCGCCAGGATCCTGGGACTCTCGAATTGGGATAAGCCGGCTGCAGCCTGCCTCTCTTCTAGAATCCCGCGCGGCATCCCGATCACGATCGACAAACTCCGCCGAGTAGAACAGGCTGAAGAGGTCTTACAGGCTGAGGGGTTTCGCCATGTGCGCGTACGAGAACATGGCGAGGTAGCGCGAATCGAAGTCGGCCAGGAGGAGTTCTCCAGGCTGAATCAATCGGACCTGCGAGCACGAATCAGCGACAGGCTCCGCCAGGCTGGATTCCGCTTCGTCTGTGTAGATTTGGATGGATACAGACCGGGCGGGACCAGCCTAGGCTGA
- a CDS encoding AtpZ/AtpI family protein has product MPPSQDPLYAGLGQAVRIGTDLLASLIVGGGLGWVADTYLFGSTPWGMVVGLVLGVVAGIRNAYRSAQQWPKT; this is encoded by the coding sequence ATGCCCCCTTCACAAGATCCATTGTACGCGGGGCTTGGCCAAGCGGTCCGGATCGGAACCGATCTGCTCGCGTCGCTGATTGTCGGGGGAGGGTTGGGTTGGGTGGCTGATACCTACCTCTTCGGTTCCACCCCATGGGGAATGGTCGTGGGGCTCGTGCTGGGCGTCGTGGCCGGGATCAGGAATGCGTACCGGTCGGCGCAGCAGTGGCCGAAGACATAA
- a CDS encoding transglycosylase SLT domain-containing protein — translation MRTGTYQLTIRNLFLVASLGLWGVALPSGQAFAGPVSQSAVSDGAVCEGAEECFHAAALPKERLGKVLNKEQVVLLKLERLQQLMERFPATIWAKRAGLLSGVLLLERNPAVAMQFLRAAQRDVPMLDDYIRLWIGEALLNLGDAKPAAAMFETLSLTASDSPLLVKAAYRAGEAWYQASSCHEATAWISKAVAMSVKELETPQALLRQGACQLRENNIAEGRETLTQLWTRFAASGEAKEAEALLASNLGGEPWVVQSNERLARAQVYLGQAFHAEAIEELRKFLAADPQSPLRTEAKLKLGIAQVRLKQYDQARETFRALVKDGAAESSEASVWLARVYLRQGLGDKLLDLARTMSASLSAEQKGQITLFAGIWLEDQGRFDDAIARYRQVAKAGEPASQRAEGQWRVGWGYYRMARYREASDQLHALVDQHDGDFEPQALYWMGRAAELSQQPQARDAYVRLCQRYVYTYYCQLARERIDIPSPDSPAAESVVAAVSVDGGRSGGGEAARSVSARAEIEQQPAYRRAIELKTLGLDSDAARELAGLTDRYSRDPDLLMVLSTLLNEAGAYHHALRLARARFRDKLERTGGAVDPSLWQVAYPTGLLPTIKGQGAKGVDPYLVAAIIREESQYDWRAVSRVGAIGLMQVMPGTANTVAQRLGLPAVGRDDLFDQETNIRLGVRYVEQLLEQFSGNVAYTIASYNAGPIAVGNWIALHRGRSQDEFVELIPYQETRQYVKRVLRSYREYARLGRAS, via the coding sequence GTGCGCACCGGTACATATCAATTGACTATACGAAATCTATTCCTTGTCGCGAGCCTTGGCCTCTGGGGGGTTGCGCTGCCCTCGGGCCAGGCATTTGCCGGTCCGGTCTCTCAGTCGGCAGTGAGTGACGGTGCAGTCTGTGAGGGTGCAGAAGAATGCTTCCACGCAGCCGCGCTGCCGAAGGAACGGCTCGGTAAGGTCCTGAACAAAGAACAAGTGGTGTTGCTGAAGCTTGAGCGGCTCCAGCAGCTGATGGAGCGGTTCCCTGCCACGATCTGGGCGAAGCGCGCAGGATTGTTATCCGGTGTGCTGCTTCTTGAGCGAAATCCTGCCGTAGCCATGCAGTTTCTCCGCGCGGCACAGCGAGACGTCCCGATGTTGGACGACTATATCCGGCTATGGATCGGAGAGGCGTTGCTGAATCTTGGAGACGCCAAACCCGCAGCAGCGATGTTTGAAACCCTTTCCCTGACTGCATCGGACTCGCCGTTGTTGGTGAAGGCCGCCTATCGGGCCGGAGAAGCGTGGTATCAGGCCTCGAGTTGTCACGAAGCGACGGCCTGGATTTCTAAAGCAGTGGCGATGAGCGTGAAGGAATTGGAGACTCCCCAGGCGTTGCTCCGGCAAGGCGCTTGTCAGTTGCGAGAGAATAATATCGCCGAGGGTCGTGAAACCCTTACGCAGTTGTGGACCCGGTTTGCAGCCAGTGGAGAAGCGAAAGAGGCGGAGGCGCTGTTGGCGTCGAATCTAGGTGGCGAGCCTTGGGTCGTTCAGTCGAACGAGCGGCTCGCTCGGGCGCAGGTGTATCTTGGGCAAGCGTTCCATGCCGAGGCGATCGAGGAGCTTCGAAAGTTTCTTGCAGCTGATCCTCAGTCGCCGCTTCGCACCGAAGCGAAGCTGAAGCTTGGGATTGCACAGGTTCGGCTGAAGCAGTACGACCAAGCCCGAGAGACGTTTCGTGCGCTGGTGAAAGATGGCGCGGCTGAATCGTCCGAAGCCTCCGTGTGGCTCGCACGCGTCTATCTTCGCCAAGGCCTGGGTGATAAATTGCTCGATCTTGCGCGGACCATGTCCGCGTCGTTATCCGCAGAGCAGAAAGGCCAGATCACGCTCTTCGCCGGAATTTGGCTGGAAGATCAGGGCCGCTTCGACGACGCGATCGCGAGATATCGGCAGGTGGCAAAGGCTGGCGAGCCGGCGTCTCAGCGAGCCGAGGGGCAGTGGCGTGTAGGCTGGGGGTATTACCGGATGGCGCGCTATCGTGAGGCGTCAGACCAGTTGCATGCGCTCGTGGATCAGCACGACGGCGATTTCGAGCCGCAGGCGCTCTATTGGATGGGGCGGGCGGCTGAACTGAGCCAGCAGCCTCAAGCTCGCGATGCCTACGTGAGGCTCTGCCAACGATACGTCTATACCTATTATTGCCAACTGGCTCGCGAGCGGATCGACATTCCGTCGCCGGATTCTCCTGCCGCAGAATCAGTCGTGGCCGCCGTTTCGGTAGACGGCGGCAGGTCTGGAGGTGGTGAGGCCGCACGTTCGGTGTCTGCCAGGGCAGAAATCGAGCAGCAGCCTGCCTATCGACGCGCCATCGAGCTGAAGACGTTGGGGCTGGACTCGGATGCCGCGCGAGAATTGGCGGGATTGACGGATCGCTATAGTCGAGATCCTGACCTTCTCATGGTGCTATCGACATTGTTGAACGAGGCAGGTGCCTATCACCATGCCCTCCGACTCGCACGGGCCCGGTTCAGGGATAAGCTGGAGCGGACTGGAGGCGCTGTCGATCCATCGCTGTGGCAGGTGGCCTATCCGACAGGTCTTCTGCCTACGATCAAGGGGCAGGGAGCCAAAGGCGTCGATCCTTATCTGGTGGCGGCGATCATACGAGAGGAAAGTCAGTACGATTGGCGGGCGGTATCGCGGGTTGGCGCGATCGGCTTGATGCAAGTGATGCCGGGTACGGCAAATACTGTTGCCCAGCGACTTGGACTTCCCGCAGTCGGACGGGATGACCTCTTTGACCAAGAGACGAACATTCGCCTTGGTGTTCGTTACGTCGAACAACTGCTCGAACAGTTTTCCGGGAACGTTGCCTATACGATTGCCTCATACAATGCCGGACCGATCGCGGTTGGAAATTGGATTGCGCTGCACCGTGGGCGAAGTCAGGATGAATTCGTTGAATTGATCCCCTATCAGGAGACGCGGCAGTATGTGAAGCGTGTTCTGCGGAGTTATCGAGAATATGCCCGGCTGGGCAGGGCTTCCTAG